The genomic interval GATCGAAGCGACCGTTCCCGACGCCGATCCTGCTTGGTTCATTCTCGGTACCGACGGCCAGGGGGCCGACAACCTCATCGTCCCCCAGGGTGCCTTCCGCAAACGCGAGGCCACCGGCCGATTGGAGGGCCATCCCCTCGACAAGCTGTTCATGGATGGCGGTGAGGTGTTCAACTTCACGCTCAAGGCCGTGCCGTCGCTGATCAGGGACACCATGGCCGCGGCGGGCGAGGAGTTCGAGGATTACGACATGTTCCTCCTCCATCAGGCGAACGCGTTCATGATCCGACACCTCGCCAAGAAAGCGAAGCTGCCGCCGGAGAAGGTGCCGATCAACATCGACCGCTACGGCAACACCAGCAGCGCGACCTTGCCGCTGCTCATGACCACCGACCGGGCGGATGCGCTGATGACAGGCGATTGCCAGGTGGCCCTGTTCGGCTTCGGGGTCGGCTACTCGTGGGCAGCGGCCTCGATGCGGATCGGCCCGCTCCGCTGCTGCGAGACGATTTCGCTGTGATCTTCTCCCGCGAAGCCTTCGAGGGACGTCACTTCCTGATCACCGGAGCCTCATCGGGAATAGGTCAGCATACGGCGGTGCGGCTGGCAGAGGCCGGAGCGCGGGTGGCCCTGATCGGCCGCAACACCGAACGCCTTGCCGCGATCGCTGCCTTGCTCGCTGGCAACGGCCATTCCAGCCATTCCGCCGATCTGAGCGACGCCGAGGTAACCGCGGACCTCGTTCAGGGGATCGCCAAGCAGCACGGTCGTTTCTGCGGCATTTTCCATTCTGCGGGCACGGCACTGATCCTTCCGGCGCGGGCCACCAAGAACCGCCATCTCGACGATGTCTTCGCGGCGGGCGTCCGCGGCGCGTTCGGAGTCGCTCGGGCGGCTGCGAAGAAGGACGTCGTGATGGATGGCGGATCTCTGGTGTTCATGTCGTCGGTGTCGTCGATGCGCGGGCGCCCCGGCATGAGCGCCTATTCGGCTGCCAAGGCTGCGGTGGACGGCATGGTGCGCGTACTGGCGTCGGAAATGGCCGACCGTCGCATCCGGGTGAATTCAATCGTTGCAGGCGGGATCGAGACGGCGATGCACCGTGATTTCACGGAATCCGTCGGCAGCGAAATGGTGCGGAACTACGAGGCGCTGCACATGCTCGGTTTTGGCCGACCCGACGATGTCGCCCATGCTGCGATGTTTCTACTCAGCGATGCTTCGCGCTGGATCACAGGCAGCAATATGGTCGTCGACGGGGGGTATACCGCCAAGTGAGCCGCCACCGATGAGGTGTGTGTAGGCGCGCATGAACGCGGCGATCCGGATCTCGTCGCGACCGATCACGCCGGGCTTCTCCGACAGTTCGACGCCCCGCTGAACATTCTCTAGGATCGCGCGGTCCTCGTCGATCACCGCGCGACCCAGCGCTTTGCCCGACTGATTGATCATATCCTGTGCCGCTCGCTGCGCGCGGGTCAGGTCGAGCTTCGGTTCGAAAAGCCGAAAGCGCAGTCCGGTTTCCGTTGCCGACAGAGGCAAAGCGTGGCCGACATAGAAAGACAGACCCTGCGTCGATGAGATGAACAGGTTGGGAAAGATGTGAATGTGAAAAAAGGAGTCGTGGGTGAACGCGCGCGTATCGAGGTAGGCGAGCGCCTTCTGTCGCCGGGCCTCTCCGGCCGTCGCGGTGCGCGGGAAGTGGCTACTGGAATGCGGTCCGTCGAACCGTTCCTGCTCGATGCCTGCCCTGCCAATCCCGAGCGTTTTCACAAAGGTGTCCTGATGGACGACGGAGCAATGGTAGCATTCGAGAACGTTCTCGACGAGCAGCTTCCAATTTGCTGCATGGATGAGCGTTCCGGTATCGATCTCCGGCCCGAAACAGGAACCGATCTGCTCGAGCAGTGGATAGAATGCACCCAGATACTCGCGCAGAGACGGCCCGCCGCTCCGCTTACGAAAAAATACGAAAATCCCACACGTCTCAATTTCGTAACGGGTCAGGCATAACCGCTCGCGATCATCGAGCGCGAATCCGTCGCGGCGCGGCATGCCATGCGGGAAACCGGTGCTGTCGAAGCTCCAGCCATGATAGGCACACATCAGCGGCCGGTTGCCGCGCTCGCCCGGCTGGATGCGGTTGAACCGATGGCTGCACACATTGGCGAATGCCCGGATCTCGCCGCGGAAGTTCTGCAGGACGGTCGCCGTGTTCTTGTAATCGACGCAGACGAAATCGCGATCCGCGGCGAGTTCTCCTGCCAGCGCTCCGAATTGCCAAAGTGGATCGAACAGAGTGTTCAGTTCGTCGCCGAGGATCTCGGGACGGTAGTAATTTGCGCAAGGCAGCATTGGCGTTTCGTTCTCGAACCAGCCTTCTCACAACTCTCTCGACATTCTCGCCTCTCTTTCGAGGTCACGCGGCGACCATGCCGAAGGAGTTTTCCCCGCACCACTCAAGTTCGTGGCGGCGAAGGAGGAGCGAAACAGGATTATGATGACCATCAGTTGATGTAAAGTAGCGCACTAGGTCGCCCTATGTCGACGACCCGAGGCAAGGCCCGTCCGTACGGTGAAATGCAATGCCAACCTAACAAAATAGCTTAGCATGCGAATGTTTACACCTCGAATATCGGGGAAAACACATAGAGTCAAAGAAGGGTCGGCAAAATGGCAGCGCGGGAACGCCTTATTCTGGTCGGCGCCGGCGGATTCGGGCGGGAAGTGTACTTCTGGGCAGGAGACTGCCACGCGGCAGGGACGTTGCCTCCCCTCGCCGGGTACATCGATGACGTGGTCCAACAATTGCCCGGCTATGACCTACCCCGAATTTCAAGCCTGCAGGACTACACGCCGACACCGGGCGATCTGTTCGTGGTCGCGTTGGGCGCGCCTGCCAAGAAGCGCCGCGTGGTCGAGTTGCTTCAGTCGCGTGGCGCCCGTTTCGCGACGTTGCGCCATCCGACCGCGACCGTCGTGCGCACGGCGTCGATTGCTGAGGGCGTCATCATGTGCCCCTATACCATGGCGCTGCCCGACACCCGTATCGAGCGCTTCGTGACGCTGAACAATTATTCGGGCTTTGGCCATGACAGCGTGTGCGGCGAGTTCACGACGCTGAGTTCGATGGTCGATGTCACGGGCTATGTGCGGATTGGCAGGGATGTCCTGATCGGTTCGGGGGCACGTCTCTTGCCGAAGGTGACAATCGGCGACGGTGCGACGATCGGGGCAGGTTCGATCGTGGTCCGCTCGGTTAAACCGAACATGACGGTGTTCGCCGCTCCTGCCAAGCAGCTCTCGATGAAGCCAAAAAGCTGAGCGGCAGCGGGAATTCGAAATCCGAAAATTTCGGACAGAGCGATTTCTGATCGAATCAATTCTTGCGCTGACAATTCTTCGCTTCTCAACGCCGTGCGCTGAATGGGATTTTTGCCCGCCTTCTAATGCCCCGGCTCAAGCGCTGGTTAACAAAATTATTCACGCAAAGGGATCAAGACCGCACCCGGCTCACGCGGAGCGGTGCGTCTCGAGCCAACCTTTCCACATGGAGCGGAAAGCGTCGCCCATGTCCCGCGCGAAGCGCGCATGGTCCATGACCGGACCATCGAACATGCGCTCGCGCAGGTTCGTGCGGATGGCGCGGAGGCGATCCGGATTATGTGCGAGTTCCAGCGCGCGGGTCGCATAACCGTCGGGCGTGTCGCCTACGAGTTCTTCCAGTCCAATCGCCTCCAGCAGCGATGAACCGACCCGCGAGACCGCTTGGCTGCCCCGCAGCGCGATGAAGGGGACGCCCATGCAGAGCGTGTCGCAACTCGTCGTCCCACCGTTGTAGGGAAACGAATCGAGGGCGATGTCGAACTCGTGGTAGAGGTCGAAATATGTCGTCGTGACGCGCGGACGCAGCCGCAGACGGTCGAGCGGTATCCCGGCCATCGACAGACGTGCACTGACCTGTTCCCGAATGACGGCCGTCTCGACATCGGCCACGACCACGAACAGACGCGCGTCGGGAAGCGCCTGCAGGATGGCGGCCCAGGTCTTCAAAGCGCCGTCGCTGATCTTCTCGAAGCGGTTCATGACACCGAAGGTGACGAAGCCGTTGTCTTCGAAGGGCGGTCGCTCCCGCACGGGCGGGATATCGTGATGCGCCTCGTAGGTGGCGGAGACGCCCGGCAGCCACCACACCGTCTCCGTGTGCAGGCTTTCCGTCTGGCCGGGCACGTCGAGACGGGCATCGGTCAGGCGGTAATCCATGGCGCGCAGCCCCGTGGTCGCCGGGTGGCCCATCCACGTGACCTGAACCGGTGCCGGCTTCCGAGCGAAGACAAGCAAACGGTGGCCGGCGCTGTGGCCGGACAGATCGACGAGGATATCGATCTTCTCCGACTCGATGAGGTCTGCGGCCTCGTCGTCGTTGAGGCCGGCGATGTTGTGCCAACCATCGAACAGAGTCCGCAGGCGGGCCGAAACGGCGTCTTCCGCCGCCTGGGTCATGTAGGCGCGCGCCTCGAACTGCCTCCGATCCAAGTGGCGCAGGAACGGCTCGATGAAGCGGGCGACGGCGTGGGTGCAGAGGTCGCCCGAGACGAATCCGATTCGCAGGCGGCGGTCGGGATCACGATCGTTGGCGAAGGGGCGCCTGCGCAGCAGCGGATCGGCGAAACGTGCGCCGAAGCTGCGCGCGTCGGCCGCGTAGTCGGTGTGCGGAACGCCCTCGGCATAGAGCTTGGTGAACAGCCGGTTGGAATGGGCGGTGATATGCCTGGGATCGGTCGCGAGCGCCCGGTCGAAACTTGCGAGCGCCTCGGGCAAGTGGCCGAGACTCTTCAGGCTGCAACCGAGATTGTTGTGCGCGTTGGAGAGGCCGGGATCGAGCGCGACGGCACGCCGCGCATGGGTCACGGCCGCGCTGTGATGACTGACGCGCTGATAGACACCGGACAGATTCGAATGCGCGATCGCGAGGTTGGGATTGAGGGAGACCGCCCGCTCCAAAGCCGAGATGGCGCCGGTGTAGTCGCCCAGCGTGATCAGGACCGCACCGAGGCTGCTGAAATAGCCGGCGTTGTCGGGGTCGCGGTAGATCGCGATGCTGAACAGGTCGAACGCCTGCTGGTGTCGGCCCTTCCCCGCGGCGATGGCGCCCGCGAGATGGGTCGCGTTGGCGTGGGTTTCGTCCAGGCCAATGACGAGGTCGGCCAGGGTCTCCGCAGCGGCGAGGTCGCCCGCGATGTAGCGCTCCTGTCCCCGCGCGAAGGCATGGTCGGCGAAATCCTTGAGGATCGCGCGTGATGCATCGTCGGCGATGTCCCGATTCCGGAATTGCTCCATCAGGGCACGCGCCTCGTCGAGCCGGTTCAGCACGAGGAGCGTCACGGCCAGAGCCAGCCAATGGCGTGGCTGCTCGGGCTCAGCCCTCAGGGCGGCGACGAAATGCGGGACCGCCGGTCCGGGTCCGTCCGCTTTGCTGGTCAGGAGGCCGAGTTCGTGGTGCGTGCCCGCGTGATGCGGCACCGCGTCCAGCACGCGCTGAAGGTTGCGGCGGGCTTTCTCGTAACGTCCGGCGGTGCGGTGGGCGATGGCCTTGGCGAGGGTGCGCTCGACCGAATCCGCGGCGTGAGCGTGCTCGATCGTCCGCGATTTTCGATGTTCGCGCATGCCCGACGCTCCTTGAGAAGGCAGCACGGTAAGGACTCTATGCTCAACAAATTATTAATATCGGCTCTCATTCAGGCTGGCGCGAGACCGATCCAAGCCCTGGGAAACTGCCCCGTTCAAGGATGATCCGCCTCTCACCGTGCTGCGCTGCGGCGGCTGCAGGGCAGCTCACATGAGGGCGGGATCAAACACCGGGCGTGCTTCACACAAAACTTCCGGTGGTGAGTGTTCGCGCTCCGGCGACGAAAGCGCGGCGCGGGTTCTGTGGGCGAAGCTCAACCGGGCTTGCATCCGGGCGGCAGGAACCGCCCCGCCCGCGCTTCGAGCAGGCGCACCAGCGCCGGCTCCATGAAGGCGTCGTCATCGCGCACATCGAGGCAGACGATCCGGGCGTGCCGGAGCGCCGGCCGGAAGCGGCGCATCAGCTTGCGCCGATGCGCGCGCTCCATCACCACGATGATCTCCGCCCAGGCGAGGTGATCGGCCTCCACGGGCTTGTCCGCGTCGTCCGAGACACCCGCCGAAGCCGTCTCCAGGCCGGGCCACAGCGAAAACACCTGCTCCGCGGTCGGGCTGCGGGCGCGCGCCCGGCCGCAGACGAACAGGATCCTCACGCGTTCTCCGCCAGTTCCGATTGCCGCTCGAACAGGGCGCGGTAGGCCCCGTTCGGGCGCCGCATCAGCGCGGCGTGCGCCCCGTCCTCGACGATGCGGCCCCGGTCGAACACGAGGATGCGGTCGAGGGCGCGCACCGTCGAGAGACGGTGAGCGATCACGATCGCGGTGCGCCCGCGCATCAGCCGCTCCATCGCCTCCTGCACCAGCGCTTCCGATTCCGAATCGAGACTGGACGTCGCCTCGTCCAGGATCAGGATCGGCGCATCCGCGAGGAAGGCGCGGGCCAGCGCCACCCGCTGCCGCTCGCCGCCGGACAGCTTGACGCCGCGCTCGCCCACCAGCGTGGCATAGCCCTTCGGCAGCCGCGCGATGAAGTCGTGCGCGTTGGCGAGCCGCGCCGCCCGCTCGATCTCTTCGAGCGAGGCGCCGGGCCGGGCATAGGCGATGTTCTCGGCAAGCGAGCGGTGGAACAGCACCGGCTCCTGCGGGACGATGGCGACCTGCGCCCGCAGGCTCGCCTGCGTCGCGCCCGCCACGTCCTGCCCATCGATGCGCACGTGCCCGCCGCTCACGTCGTAGAGCCGCTGGATCAGCTTGACGAAGGTCGTCTTGCCCGACCCGGAGCGCCCGACGAGGCCGACGCGCTGGCCGGCGGGAATCGTCACCGACAGCCCGTCGTAGAGTGGCGTGCCGTGGGTGCCGTAGTGGAAGCGCACCGCGTCGAATCGGATCGCGCCGCCACTCACAGCGAGCGGCACCGCGCCCGGACGGTCGGCGACGCCCAAGGACTCGGCTTCGAGGGCGACCAGTTCCTCCATCTCGTTGACCGAGCGTTGCAGGTGGTTGATGTGCCCGCCGATGTCGCGGAGATAGCCATGCACCACGAAGTAGGTGGTGAGCACGTAGGCGACTTCGCCGGGGCTCGCTTGGCCCTGCCACCACAGCCATAGGGCCGTGGCGACGATGGCGCTGCGGAAGGCCAGCAGCAGCCCGAGCTGAATGGTGCCGCTCCACGTCACGATCATCCAGGTGCGCCGGGTGCGCCGCCGCCACTTCGACAGGACGCGCGCGAGCCGCTCGTCCTCCCGCGCCTCGGCGCCGAACGCCTTCACCACCGCGTTGTTGCCGATCGTGTCGCTGAGCGCGCCGCCGAGCCAAGTGTCGAGGGCGTTCGAGAGCGTCGCCGCAGGGGCGATCACCCGCGTCGCCAGGAACACGGCGGTGCCGACATAGGCGAGCGTGCCGAACCCGATCACCGCGCCCATCGCCGGCCAATGCAGGCCGAGCACCACGGTCGTGCCCATGAGCACGACGACGGAGGGCAGGATCGAGAGCAGGAGGACGTCGTTGAGCCCGTCGAGCGCCCACATCCCCCGCGAGATCTTGCGCACGGTGGAGCCGGAGAAGGTGTTGGCGTGCCACTCGGTCGAGAAGCGCTGGACGCGTGCGAAGCTCTGGCTCGCGACGTCGGACATCGTGCCGAGCGTCAGCGGCACCACGAGGCTCCAGGCGACATGGCGCAATAGCACCGTCGCGAGGCTCAGCGCGGTCATGATGGCGAAAGCCGGCAACGCAGCCTCAAGGGCGGCGTGTCGCTCGGCACCGGCGAGCGCATCGACGAGGCGCCCGGCATAGAGTGGCAGCATCACGTCGGCCAGCGTGGCGAGCGTGATCGCGGCCACGAGGGCGGAGACGAGGCCGAGGCGCCGGCGCCAGCCACGGACGACGAAGGCAAGGACGCGGCGGACAACATCCGCGCGCCGGGGAGAAGACAGGGACATGGCAGTGCCCGACGACGAAGCGTCGGCTCCGAAAGACGCGGGCGCCGCGGATTGGAACGCGCGGTCCGGCGAGGTCAGATCGGGGAGGGTGCGCGAGCCGCGCGGGCCTTCAGGCCGGGCGGCGGGGGAATGCGCCTAGGCGATTCCGGCAGGCGCTACAGCGATTCCTGCACGACGGAAGACGATGCCGACAACCATGCTGCGTCTCCCTGTTCGAACGCGACCGGCTCGATCGATAACGATCGGGGTTTCGATTCGCAACGTCCAATACCGCTCCGCCCGACCGTCCACTTGTCGGAGGGCGGCACCGGCGAAGTCCAGGAAGGCACGCATCGCTCGTTCGTTATGCAACATCTTCGCGCTTTGCGACTTCCCGTGTCGCGCCGTACTTGCCTGGCATGACAGAGCCGACGCCGTCTCGGCCAAAGGCAGGACGAAGACAGCGCTCAGCAAGCAGGCAAACAGCAGTGCAGAAGGCGATACGTCATGATCGAGGTCACTGCCTCGCCATGACGAGATGGAGTGCCGATGACGCTACCCGCAGGTCCCCCGTCGAACCTGACCTGGCAGGTGCTGCAACCGCGTGAGAGACGTTGGGCGCAGATGGGACAGCGCCCGGCCATCGCATGGCTGACGGGTCTGTCCGGTGCCGGCAAATCGACCATTGCCGATGCGGTCGATCGCGCGCTGACGGAGGCGGGCCGTTGCACGATGGTGCTCGATGGCGACAACCTGCGTCAGGGCCTCAATCGCGGCCTCGGCTTCACCGCGGACGACCGGATCGAGAACATCCGCCGCGCCGCCGAGGCCGCCCGCCTCATGGCAGAGGCCGGCCTCGTGGTGATCGTCTCCCTGATCTCGCCGTTTCGCGCGGAACGCGCGGCGGCCCGGGCGATTGCGGGCGACATCCCCTTCCTCGAAGTGTTCATCGACACGCCGCTCTCGGTCTGTGAAGCCCGCGATCCCAAGGGCCTCTACGATCGGGCGAGGGCGGGCAAGATTCCCAACTTCACCGGGATTTCGGCTCCGTACGAGGCACCGACCGAACCGGACCTCGCGCTCCAGACCCGTGACCACGCCGTCGCAGACTCCGCCCAGCCGCTCATCGCCGCGCTGCTACGCCTGAGTGTCCATGCGCCGGGCGGACCGGCCTAGGGCGCTCGTTGCTGCGGCGCGCGCCCAGGAAGGGGGGTGGCATCGGGGTTGAAGGCGGGCATGGAAGGTGGACGTGACGGTCGGTTCCGTCGCATCCCCTGGTCGCGCGCAGCGGCCGGGCTAATTGAAACGCTTCCAGACAGGATGCGAGCCTGGGAGCCGTCTCCGCATGACGTTTCGTCTGACGCTGACCGTCAACGGTGAACCGCGCGCGATCGAACTCGACGATCCGCGCGTCACCCTCCTCGATCTCCTTCGTGAACGGCTCGGCCTCACCGGCTCGAAGAAGGGCTGCGATCGGGGCCAATGCGGCGCCTGCACCGTTCTGCTGAACGGGCGGCGGATCAATTCCTGCCTCGCGCTCGCCGTGAGCCTGGACGGGGCCGAGGTTCTGACCATCGAGGGTCTGGCGGTCGGCGAGCAGCTTCACCCGGTCCAGGCCGCCTTCATCGAGCATGACGGCTTCCAGTGCGGCTTCTGCACCCCGGGACAGATCATGAGCGCCGTCGGACTGATCCGCGAGGGCCGTGCGGGCGATGATCCCGAGCGGGTGCGCGAGAGCATGAGCGGCAATCTCTGCCGTTGCGGCGCCTATATCGGCATCACCGAGGCCGTGCTCGACGCCCAGGCCCGCAGCGCCGGCGTCGATCAGGGAGACGCCGCGTGAACCGCTTCGACTATATCCGCGCCGGCAGCATTGCCGAAGCCGTCGCCGCGGCCGCCGAGCCGGGCGCGACCTATCTCGCTGCCGGCACCAACCTGCTCGACCTGATGAAGGGCGGCATCACCCGCCCCGGCCGCCTTGTGGATGTCACGCATCTTCCCGGCCTCGACCGGATCGAGCACTTGCCGGATGGAGGCATCCGTATCGGTGCGCTCGTGCGCAACAGCGACCTCGCCTACGATCCGCACGTCTCGAAAGCGCATCCCGCCGTGGCCGAAGCCCTGCTATCGGGGGCCTCGGCGCAACTGCGCAACGCGGCGACGGTGGCTGGCAACCTGCTGCAGCGGACCCGCTGCCCCTACTTCTACGACCCGGCCAGCGCCTGCAACAAACGCGATCCCGGCGCCGGCTGCGAGGCGCGCGGCGGAGAGACGCGGCTCCACGCCGTGCTCGGCTGGAGCGAGCACTGCATCGCCACCCACCCCTCCGACTTCTGCGTGCCCCTGGTTTCACTCGACGCCACCGTCGAGATCGAGGGCCGAGCCGGCGCCCGCGAGGTGCCGCTCGACGCACTCTACCGCCTGCCGGAAGAGCGGCCGGACCGGGAGACCGTGCTGGAACCCGGCGACCTCATCGTCGCCCTGCGCCTGCCGGCGGAAGCTGCGGGCTTTGCCGGGAATTCCCGCTACCTCAAGGTCCGCGACCGCACCTCCTATGCCTTCGCCGTAGTTTCGGCCGCGGCCTCGCTGCGCTTCGATGGGGGGCGGGTCGGCGAGGCGCGGATCGCTCTGGGCGGCGTCGCGCTGAAGCCTTGGCGCGCCCGCGCGGCCGAGGCGGCGCTGGCCGGCGCGGAACTGAGCGAGCGGAGTTTTCGGGAGGCGGCCGATGCGGCCCTGGCCGAGGCTGGGCCTTCCGGCGACAACGCCTACAAGATCGAGCTGGCCCGCCGCCTGATCGTGCGGGCGCTGACCCTTGCCGCCGCCGGCACCCCGGAGCGCATGCCGGCGCTTCCGGCCTCCGCCTTCTCGGGAGACGCGCTCCATGCCTGACATTGCCTACGAGCAGGCCCGGCACGGGTCGAGCATCGGCCAGCCGCTCACCCGCCGCGACGGCCTCCTGAAGGTCACCGGGCAGGCGACCTACGCCGCCGACAACCGGCCGGAGAGCTTGCTTCACGCGGTGGTGGCGGTGAGCCGGATCGCCCGCGGCCGGGTCGCCGGCCTCGACGTTGCGGCGGCCAAGGCCCATCCCGGCGTGGTCGAGGTGATGACGGGCGCCAACGCGCCGCGGCTCGCCCAGGACCCGGACGCGAAGGACAACCCCTTCATGTTCCGGCTCGATCTGTTGCAGAACGACCGCGTCCGCTACGCACACCAGCCGATCGCGGTGGTGATCGCCGAGACCCTGGAGGCCGCGACCGAGGGCGCCGCGTTGCTAGCCCCGCGTTACGAGGTGGATTCGCCGCGTATCGGGCTCGATGCCGAGGCGCCGCAGGAGCCCGAGGGCGTCGGTGCCGGCGACAAGGCGATCGTGTCGCGCGGCGATGTCGAGGCCGGGCTGGGACAGGCGCAGCGCCGGGTCGAGGCGACCTACGAAACACCGGCGCAGTATCACAACGCGCTCGAACCCCACGCCATCGTGGCGCAGTGGGACGGCGACCGGCTCGTCGTCGACACGCCGAGCCAGGGGCTCGCCATGGCCAAGATGCGGCTTGCCGGCCTGTTCGGGCTCAACCCGAAGAACATTCTCGTCCGCTCCCCCTTTCTCGGCGGCGGCTTCGGCTCGAAGGGCTTCCTGTCCGGGCCGCAGGTTCTCGGCGTGATGGCAGCCAAACTCGTCGGCCGTCCGGTGAAGCTCGTGCTGCGTCGGGAGCAGATGTTCGGCCCCGTCGGCCACCGCGCCGAGACGCGGCAGACGCTGCGGCTCGGCACCGATGCGTCGGGCGCACTCACCGCCCTCGACCACCACACACTGACGGCGACGAGCCGCTTCGACGAATTCTACGAGCCGGCCAGCGCCATCTCCCGCTACCTCTACGCCGCGCCCGCGGTCTCGACGCGCCATTCCGGCGTGCGGGTCGATACCGGCACGCCGCTCTTCATGCGTGCGCCCGGCGAGGCTTCGGGCAGCGTCGCCCTGGAGGGCGCGATCGACGAGATGGCGGAAGCCTGCGGCCTCGATCCGCTCGAATTCCGCCTGAGGAACTATGCCGAGGTCGAGCCGATCTCCGGCCGGCCCTTCTCCTCCAAGGCCCTGCGTGCGTGCTACGCCCAAGGCGCCGCCCGCTTCGGCTGGGACCGACGTGCCCCGGTGCCCCGATCGATGCGCGATTCGGCCGGGCACCTCGTCGGCTATGGCATGGGCACGGCCCTGTTCCCGGCTCTGATGATGCAGGCGGAGGCGCGGGCCGAGATTCGCGCCGACGGCACCGGCACCGTCGCGCTCGGCGCCCATGATATGGGGCAAGGCGCGTGGACCGCGCTGGCGCAGATCGCCGCCGACGGTCTCGGGATTGGCCTTGCGCAACTCGATTTCCAGAGCGGCACGTCGGACCTGCCGAATGCCGGCATCGCCGGCGGCTCGGCCCACACCGCCACCGCCGGCACGGCGATCCATTCCGCCGCTGCCGCGGTGCTGGCGCAACTCGCCGACCTCGCGACCAACGACGAACGATCGGCCCTGTATGGCGCCGGTAATGCCGGCGTCTACGCAAGCGGCGGTCGACTGATCCGACGGGACGACGAGGGACGCAGCGAGTCGTTCACCGAGATCCTGAACCGGGCCGGCCGCGCA from Methylobacterium sp. AMS5 carries:
- a CDS encoding SDR family oxidoreductase, which codes for MIFSREAFEGRHFLITGASSGIGQHTAVRLAEAGARVALIGRNTERLAAIAALLAGNGHSSHSADLSDAEVTADLVQGIAKQHGRFCGIFHSAGTALILPARATKNRHLDDVFAAGVRGAFGVARAAAKKDVVMDGGSLVFMSSVSSMRGRPGMSAYSAAKAAVDGMVRVLASEMADRRIRVNSIVAGGIETAMHRDFTESVGSEMVRNYEALHMLGFGRPDDVAHAAMFLLSDASRWITGSNMVVDGGYTAK
- a CDS encoding SRPBCC family protein; this encodes MLPCANYYRPEILGDELNTLFDPLWQFGALAGELAADRDFVCVDYKNTATVLQNFRGEIRAFANVCSHRFNRIQPGERGNRPLMCAYHGWSFDSTGFPHGMPRRDGFALDDRERLCLTRYEIETCGIFVFFRKRSGGPSLREYLGAFYPLLEQIGSCFGPEIDTGTLIHAANWKLLVENVLECYHCSVVHQDTFVKTLGIGRAGIEQERFDGPHSSSHFPRTATAGEARRQKALAYLDTRAFTHDSFFHIHIFPNLFISSTQGLSFYVGHALPLSATETGLRFRLFEPKLDLTRAQRAAQDMINQSGKALGRAVIDEDRAILENVQRGVELSEKPGVIGRDEIRIAAFMRAYTHLIGGGSLGGIPPVDDHIAACDPARSIAE
- a CDS encoding acetyltransferase; translated protein: MAARERLILVGAGGFGREVYFWAGDCHAAGTLPPLAGYIDDVVQQLPGYDLPRISSLQDYTPTPGDLFVVALGAPAKKRRVVELLQSRGARFATLRHPTATVVRTASIAEGVIMCPYTMALPDTRIERFVTLNNYSGFGHDSVCGEFTTLSSMVDVTGYVRIGRDVLIGSGARLLPKVTIGDGATIGAGSIVVRSVKPNMTVFAAPAKQLSMKPKS
- a CDS encoding tetratricopeptide repeat protein; protein product: MREHRKSRTIEHAHAADSVERTLAKAIAHRTAGRYEKARRNLQRVLDAVPHHAGTHHELGLLTSKADGPGPAVPHFVAALRAEPEQPRHWLALAVTLLVLNRLDEARALMEQFRNRDIADDASRAILKDFADHAFARGQERYIAGDLAAAETLADLVIGLDETHANATHLAGAIAAGKGRHQQAFDLFSIAIYRDPDNAGYFSSLGAVLITLGDYTGAISALERAVSLNPNLAIAHSNLSGVYQRVSHHSAAVTHARRAVALDPGLSNAHNNLGCSLKSLGHLPEALASFDRALATDPRHITAHSNRLFTKLYAEGVPHTDYAADARSFGARFADPLLRRRPFANDRDPDRRLRIGFVSGDLCTHAVARFIEPFLRHLDRRQFEARAYMTQAAEDAVSARLRTLFDGWHNIAGLNDDEAADLIESEKIDILVDLSGHSAGHRLLVFARKPAPVQVTWMGHPATTGLRAMDYRLTDARLDVPGQTESLHTETVWWLPGVSATYEAHHDIPPVRERPPFEDNGFVTFGVMNRFEKISDGALKTWAAILQALPDARLFVVVADVETAVIREQVSARLSMAGIPLDRLRLRPRVTTTYFDLYHEFDIALDSFPYNGGTTSCDTLCMGVPFIALRGSQAVSRVGSSLLEAIGLEELVGDTPDGYATRALELAHNPDRLRAIRTNLRERMFDGPVMDHARFARDMGDAFRSMWKGWLETHRSA
- a CDS encoding ABC transporter ATP-binding protein; this translates as MSLSSPRRADVVRRVLAFVVRGWRRRLGLVSALVAAITLATLADVMLPLYAGRLVDALAGAERHAALEAALPAFAIMTALSLATVLLRHVAWSLVVPLTLGTMSDVASQSFARVQRFSTEWHANTFSGSTVRKISRGMWALDGLNDVLLLSILPSVVVLMGTTVVLGLHWPAMGAVIGFGTLAYVGTAVFLATRVIAPAATLSNALDTWLGGALSDTIGNNAVVKAFGAEAREDERLARVLSKWRRRTRRTWMIVTWSGTIQLGLLLAFRSAIVATALWLWWQGQASPGEVAYVLTTYFVVHGYLRDIGGHINHLQRSVNEMEELVALEAESLGVADRPGAVPLAVSGGAIRFDAVRFHYGTHGTPLYDGLSVTIPAGQRVGLVGRSGSGKTTFVKLIQRLYDVSGGHVRIDGQDVAGATQASLRAQVAIVPQEPVLFHRSLAENIAYARPGASLEEIERAARLANAHDFIARLPKGYATLVGERGVKLSGGERQRVALARAFLADAPILILDEATSSLDSESEALVQEAMERLMRGRTAIVIAHRLSTVRALDRILVFDRGRIVEDGAHAALMRRPNGAYRALFERQSELAENA
- the cysC gene encoding adenylyl-sulfate kinase codes for the protein MTLPAGPPSNLTWQVLQPRERRWAQMGQRPAIAWLTGLSGAGKSTIADAVDRALTEAGRCTMVLDGDNLRQGLNRGLGFTADDRIENIRRAAEAARLMAEAGLVVIVSLISPFRAERAAARAIAGDIPFLEVFIDTPLSVCEARDPKGLYDRARAGKIPNFTGISAPYEAPTEPDLALQTRDHAVADSAQPLIAALLRLSVHAPGGPA
- a CDS encoding (2Fe-2S)-binding protein, with the protein product MTFRLTLTVNGEPRAIELDDPRVTLLDLLRERLGLTGSKKGCDRGQCGACTVLLNGRRINSCLALAVSLDGAEVLTIEGLAVGEQLHPVQAAFIEHDGFQCGFCTPGQIMSAVGLIREGRAGDDPERVRESMSGNLCRCGAYIGITEAVLDAQARSAGVDQGDAA
- a CDS encoding xanthine dehydrogenase family protein subunit M, coding for MNRFDYIRAGSIAEAVAAAAEPGATYLAAGTNLLDLMKGGITRPGRLVDVTHLPGLDRIEHLPDGGIRIGALVRNSDLAYDPHVSKAHPAVAEALLSGASAQLRNAATVAGNLLQRTRCPYFYDPASACNKRDPGAGCEARGGETRLHAVLGWSEHCIATHPSDFCVPLVSLDATVEIEGRAGAREVPLDALYRLPEERPDRETVLEPGDLIVALRLPAEAAGFAGNSRYLKVRDRTSYAFAVVSAAASLRFDGGRVGEARIALGGVALKPWRARAAEAALAGAELSERSFREAADAALAEAGPSGDNAYKIELARRLIVRALTLAAAGTPERMPALPASAFSGDALHA